The Centroberyx gerrardi isolate f3 chromosome 12, fCenGer3.hap1.cur.20231027, whole genome shotgun sequence genome has a window encoding:
- the LOC144541957 gene encoding E3 SUMO-protein ligase ZBED1-like, with product MLNIPKHTLIHDVTTRWNSSYDMLERYLEQQAAVYSALTEKALKKNKDITTLSDQDVRMAEEVIEVLKPLKTLTTLMSTQATPSVSMILPLKTTVLNSMEPNEEDSPTVREVKAAIRENLEDRYSACHDFLHKCTALDPRFKALSHVDDACRDRIYNSLITEIVTMEEQSEEATGTTAVSSSPGRGHPEASESSPPVKKSAMAELFGELFKTQVGNKSSLQLVKEEVTSYTLHFTGFQPTCMVEDQ from the exons ATGCTTAATATACCAAAACACACCCTTATTCATGATGTCACCACCCGCTGGAACTCCAGTTATGATATGCTTGAGAGGTACCTTGAACAGCAAGCAGCTGTGTACTCAGCACTAACAGAAAAGGCCCTCAAGAAGAATAAAGACATAACCACATTGTCTGACCAGGATGTGAGAATGGCAGAGGAGGTAATTGAGGTCCTTAAACCACTAAAAACCCTCACAACACTGATGAGCACTCAAGCCACACCTTCAGTATCAATGATCCTGCCCCTCAAAACCACAGTGCTCAACTCTATGGAACCCAATGAGGAAGACAGTCCAACTGTGAGAGAAGTCAAGGCTGCCATCAGAGAAAACCTGGAGGACAGATACTCTGCTTGTCATGACTTCCTCCACAAATGCACAGCTCTTGACCCAAGGTTCAAGGCCCTTTCTCATGTGGATGATGCCTGTCGTGACAGAATCTACAACAGCCTCATCACAGAGATTGTAACCATGGAAGAACAG aGTGAGGAGGCCACAGGGACAACAGCAGTCAGTTCATCCCCAGGGAGAGGACACCCAGAGGCATCTGAATCATCTCCTCCTGTCAAGAAGTCAGCCATGGCTGAACTGTTTGGTGAGCTCTTCAAGACTCAGGTGGGAAACAAGTCTAGTTTGCAGCTGGTGAAGGAAGAGGTTACCTCATACACACTGCATTTCACTGGATTCCAACCCACTTGTATGGTGGAGGACCAATGA